Part of the Candidatus Methylomirabilis lanthanidiphila genome is shown below.
TGGATGAAAAGGCTAATGGCGGTTATATAATCAAAACCGCTGTCCTCTGTCAAGTGTAAATCGAGCGCCTCAAGAGACAGTATCTTGTTCAATCGGCGCCACATGGACACCACGACCCTCGAGCCACTTAATCCCATTTTCAAGCGGCTGCGGGTCTCCCTCAAGTTCAGCCATGATCCACCCGATCCCCTCAGTGAAATCGGCTTGGCGAATATTAAAGACCAAACCGAACGTCTGACTCAACTGCCACAGGATCGGCTCTTCGGTCAGCTTACCGGTAAATGTCAAGTGTACGCGTTTTTTTGTCATCGCACCTTCGAAGATCGATCTCGCAGATTCAGATTCCGCTTGAGCGCGTTATGCGGATTGGAGTATAAACTGTGTCCATAACACTGTAAAGCCCAAATCCAGTCCGCAGATCGCCCTTATTGGGGTAACGCGATGCCGATAGAGCTCCAGAGATTAACGCCACTACAGACGTACAGCGCATTAGAAGCCGGCGTGCTGCTGATCGATCTGCGCCCGCATGAGCATTTTGCCTCTCACCATATCCCGAGAAGTATCAGCGTTGCCTTCAGTCGTAAGAGTCTCCCTGAGCGTGTCGCTACTGCGATCCCGCCAGGACCCTCAATCATACTCTTGTCTGACGAGGGAGGCGTCGCCGAAGCGGCCGGCAATGCCCTATATGGGATACCTCGAAATCCTCTCCGCGGCATCGTCACGACGGGGACCGACATGTGGCGCAACGCAGGACTGCCGCTGGCCACGCTGCCACGCATGTCCGCCGCCACGCTCCGGCAACGACTGAACGTTTCCAGTGATGAGCTGGCGCTGATCGACGTACGCGAGCCCTTTGAGTGGGAACTGGGCTATATCGACGGCTCGCTGCTCATCCCGCTTGGAGAGATCTGGCAGCGCGCCGGCTCACTCGATCCGCGTAAAGAGACCATCGCACTCTGTCAAGAAGGCCTGCGTAGCAGTACGGCGGCCAGCATTCTACTCCACCACAACTTCCCAATGGTTAGTAACGTACCAGGGGGTATGGGTAGCTGGCTCGACGCCGCCTACCCTACTGTCCGGCCGCCGCATTAGTGATCAGTGACTAGTGATGAGTGAACAGTCACCGGAGACTCATCACACTCGTCACTCACCACTAAATACTTATCACTGTTCTTACCTCATACCCCCTGCATCCACTCCGCCAGAATCTCGGAGACCTCCGGCCGCGTAAACTCCTCCGGTAGCGGCTCGCCGTTTCGAAGCAGCTCGCGTACGCGTGTGCCGCTCAGCGTGACCCGTTCGGACGCGTCATGCGGGCAGGTCTTGGCCGAGGCCATCCCATCGCAGCGACGACAGAAGAACGCCTCGTCGAAAAAGAGCGGCGTGATATCCAGTTCGTCGCGCGTGAGCCGCAGGAAAAGGTCACGCGCCGCATACGGATGATAAAAGCCCCCTACCCCCGCGGGGTCTCGCCCAACGATGAAGTGGGTACAGCCGTAATTCTTCCGGACCAGGGCGTGAAAGACCGCCTCCCTCGGCCCCGCATATCGCATGGCGCCGGGGAAGACGCTCAGCATAACGCGCTCTTTCGGGAAGTAGCGCTCCTCAAGCGCGCGATAGCATCGAAGACGGATCTCGGAAGGCACATCATCGAGCTTTGTCCGGCCGACCAGCGGGTGGATCAGCAGACCGTCCATCAACTCCAACGCGCACTTCTGGATGTATTCGTGCGACCGATGAATCGGGTTTCGGGTCTGAAACCCGACAATCGTCTGCCAACCGCGCTCTTTAAAACGCCGCCGCGTGTCAGCCGGTACGCAGTAATAGTCTTCAAATCCCGGTAGCGACGGCGGGCGAATCAGGCTGATGGCGCCGCCGATCAGGAGATCGCCCCGCTGGTACAGGTACTGTACCCCCGGGTGGCGCGTCTCTTCGGTGCTGTAGACCAGGCACGCCTCCGCTCGCTTATCGTAGGGAAAAATCTCTTCCACCGAGAGCAGGCCGAGCAGTTCGCCGTCAGAGTCCAGCAACGCCGCCTCGCCCCCCTGTTTCAGCGCGGCCACCTCATCCTGAGGCGCGGCCAGCGTAATCGGCAGCGTCCACAGTATACCGTTCTTCAGGCGCATCTCGTGGACGACGCCCTCATAGTCGGCTCGATTCATAAACCCTTCGAGCGGGCTGAATACACCGGTAGCCAGACACTCCACATCAGAGATCGCCCTGGCGTTCAGCGAGATGCCCGGCAGATCCCGCGCCCTACCGATCGCGTCGGCCCTGGCCTCTC
Proteins encoded:
- the sat_1 gene encoding sulfate adenylyltransferase, which produces MSESIELSDNEASAPILPHGGRLVSRVLTGEARADAIGRARDLPGISLNARAISDVECLATGVFSPLEGFMNRADYEGVVHEMRLKNGILWTLPITLAAPQDEVAALKQGGEAALLDSDGELLGLLSVEEIFPYDKRAEACLVYSTEETRHPGVQYLYQRGDLLIGGAISLIRPPSLPGFEDYYCVPADTRRRFKERGWQTIVGFQTRNPIHRSHEYIQKCALELMDGLLIHPLVGRTKLDDVPSEIRLRCYRALEERYFPKERVMLSVFPGAMRYAGPREAVFHALVRKNYGCTHFIVGRDPAGVGGFYHPYAARDLFLRLTRDELDITPLFFDEAFFCRRCDGMASAKTCPHDASERVTLSGTRVRELLRNGEPLPEEFTRPEVSEILAEWMQGV
- a CDS encoding Rhodanese-like protein is translated as MPIELQRLTPLQTYSALEAGVLLIDLRPHEHFASHHIPRSISVAFSRKSLPERVATAIPPGPSIILLSDEGGVAEAAGNALYGIPRNPLRGIVTTGTDMWRNAGLPLATLPRMSAATLRQRLNVSSDELALIDVREPFEWELGYIDGSLLIPLGEIWQRAGSLDPRKETIALCQEGLRSSTAASILLHHNFPMVSNVPGGMGSWLDAAYPTVRPPH
- a CDS encoding ferredoxin, which codes for MTKKRVHLTFTGKLTEEPILWQLSQTFGLVFNIRQADFTEGIGWIMAELEGDPQPLENGIKWLEGRGVHVAPIEQDTVS